The following proteins are co-located in the Trichormus variabilis 0441 genome:
- the cysE gene encoding serine O-acetyltransferase: MLSILRADFRIIFERDPAARNLLEVLFCYPGLQALLFHRVANWLYRLGLPFIPRLISHIARFLTGIEIHPGATIGRGVFIDHGMGVVIGETAIVGDYALIYQGVTLGGTGKESGKRHPTLGENVVVGAGAKVLGNLQIGNNVRIGAGSVVLRDVPANCTVVGIPGRIVYRSGGRVDPLEHNNLPDSEAQAIRALVDRIESLEQQIQALQNNQSAAKVPVLVAASSQEAEISHDSQWCNLRDKAIQEFLDGAGI; encoded by the coding sequence GTGCTATCTATACTGCGTGCTGACTTTCGTATCATCTTTGAACGTGACCCGGCTGCTCGTAATTTGCTGGAAGTCTTGTTTTGTTACCCTGGTTTGCAGGCCTTATTATTCCATCGGGTAGCTAACTGGCTGTATCGTCTTGGGTTACCATTTATTCCCCGCTTAATTTCTCACATAGCTCGGTTTTTGACAGGTATTGAAATTCACCCTGGTGCCACAATTGGACGAGGTGTATTTATTGACCACGGTATGGGTGTGGTTATTGGTGAAACTGCGATCGTGGGAGACTATGCTTTGATTTATCAAGGTGTCACCCTTGGGGGAACGGGTAAAGAAAGCGGTAAACGCCACCCTACCTTAGGCGAAAACGTTGTTGTTGGTGCTGGTGCTAAGGTACTGGGCAATCTTCAAATCGGAAATAACGTCCGCATTGGTGCTGGGTCTGTTGTCCTTAGGGATGTACCCGCCAATTGTACTGTTGTAGGTATTCCTGGGCGCATTGTTTATCGTTCTGGTGGAAGAGTTGACCCCCTAGAACATAACAATTTACCAGACTCGGAAGCTCAAGCAATTCGTGCTTTGGTTGACCGCATTGAATCGCTAGAACAACAAATACAAGCCTTACAAAATAATCAATCTGCTGCTAAAGTTCCGGTTTTGGTTGCTGCAAGTTCACAAGAAGCAGAGATATCCCACGATTCCCAGTGGTGCAACCTCAGAGATAAGGCAATTCAAGAGTTTCTAGATGGTGCCGGCATTTAA
- a CDS encoding Npun_F5749 family FMN-dependent PPOX-type flavoprotein has product MSLAPWRSAIAHALHRNRSLVYSRYLQLATVKANGHPANRTIVFRGFLADTNQLKFITDARSEKIDQIQQQPWAEACWYFPNTREQFRITGQLTLVTSDESHPHLQPARIGTWQELSDAARLQFAWPRPSQPRDEDQAAFNPPPPNPQQPVPNFCLLVLEPTQIDHLELRGEPQNRYLYRRDHNQEWTIQAINP; this is encoded by the coding sequence ATGTCTCTAGCTCCTTGGCGAAGCGCGATCGCCCATGCCCTCCATCGTAACCGCAGCTTGGTTTACTCCCGCTACTTACAATTAGCCACAGTCAAAGCAAACGGTCATCCGGCTAATCGGACTATTGTATTTCGCGGTTTTTTGGCAGATACCAACCAATTAAAATTTATTACCGATGCTCGTAGTGAGAAAATCGACCAAATTCAGCAACAACCTTGGGCAGAAGCTTGTTGGTATTTTCCCAATACCAGAGAGCAGTTTCGCATCACAGGACAATTAACTTTAGTGACAAGTGATGAATCTCATCCTCATCTCCAACCAGCCCGGATTGGCACTTGGCAAGAACTGAGTGATGCTGCACGCTTGCAGTTTGCTTGGCCTCGCCCCAGTCAACCAAGAGATGAGGATCAGGCAGCCTTTAACCCACCGCCACCAAATCCCCAGCAACCAGTACCTAATTTTTGCCTACTAGTATTAGAACCCACCCAGATAGACCATTTGGAATTACGAGGTGAACCACAAAACCGTTACCTTTATCGTCGTGATCATAACCAAGAGTGGACTATCCAAGCCATTAACCCGTAA
- the nrdJ gene encoding ribonucleoside-triphosphate reductase, adenosylcobalamin-dependent — MVRELERKRQSARFPESAPAANPVFFRTYSRRTEAGLRETWDEVCDRTLKDLIELGKLSPEEVAILDKTQRNLTALPSGRWLWVGGTDWINKSKNFSGAYNCTSTNLQDWKAFGLMMNLAMMGCGTGAVIEPEYINQLPPIRNRLNIIVKGEIGTTPKHLRREYTQTHIEGNSATIYVGDSREGWVESYQALLELSTDERFTDEVQVFVDVSDVRQSGETLNGFGGVANPVKLPGLYQRCAAILNKALGRKLNSVECCLLIDEGAVTIVAGNIRRSAGMRQFISDDQLGATAKDNLWQQDENGRWRIDPERDSLRMANHTRVFHRKPTLEECVDAVRKQYYSGEGAIQWAGEAVARANIDLLPTQALKVEFLKAYEQGTAKQWLQKRHPHFDEKELEHRLARYGLNPCGEIIGSNFHCNLSEIHLNQIDPFNYKEQEEAFTAGALSVATLLNHQFPEPRYQYSRELDPIVGVSFTGLFDFFVHAFGAEWLQWWEEGRPATPQGLAFKHQEEKYLSSWREIVQRVVWDYCDRHNIKRPNRCTTVQPSGTKSLLTGASPGWHPPKAQRFIRRITFRKNDPVALACIDYGYNVIPSQSDKDEQGNLLNDPLDPRVSEWLVEIPVAVSWADIPGADTIDISKFNAIAQMDFYMQVQKFYVTHNTSATIEVREHEVETLGTQIWQAIQNDEGYISAALLARFDDHQTFPRLPFEPISKEQYEQMVAEVIQRRKTDDFYAVLSRYDFGDLMEVGPAGCDSDKCMMPEQSPN, encoded by the coding sequence ATGGTTCGTGAGCTTGAGAGAAAACGTCAGAGTGCAAGGTTTCCTGAATCTGCCCCAGCTGCCAATCCGGTATTTTTTAGAACCTATAGCCGCCGTACAGAAGCGGGGTTAAGGGAAACGTGGGATGAGGTATGCGATCGCACTCTCAAAGATTTAATCGAATTAGGTAAGCTGAGTCCAGAAGAAGTAGCAATTTTAGACAAGACACAGCGTAATTTAACGGCTTTACCCAGTGGACGCTGGTTGTGGGTGGGCGGTACAGATTGGATCAATAAATCCAAAAACTTCTCCGGTGCGTATAACTGCACATCCACCAACCTCCAAGACTGGAAAGCCTTCGGGTTGATGATGAACCTAGCGATGATGGGCTGTGGCACGGGAGCTGTCATCGAACCGGAATATATTAATCAACTGCCACCCATTCGTAATCGCCTGAATATCATTGTTAAAGGGGAAATTGGTACTACTCCTAAACATTTACGTCGTGAATATACACAAACCCATATAGAAGGCAATAGCGCTACTATCTACGTTGGAGATAGTCGGGAGGGTTGGGTTGAATCCTATCAAGCCCTTTTGGAACTATCCACAGATGAAAGATTTACTGATGAAGTACAAGTATTCGTTGATGTTAGCGACGTGCGCCAATCCGGGGAAACCCTCAACGGCTTTGGTGGTGTTGCCAATCCTGTAAAATTACCTGGACTTTATCAGCGTTGTGCCGCCATTCTCAACAAAGCCTTAGGCAGAAAATTAAATTCTGTAGAGTGCTGTCTGTTGATTGACGAAGGCGCTGTAACAATTGTTGCAGGCAACATCAGAAGAAGCGCAGGCATGAGACAGTTCATATCCGATGACCAATTAGGGGCAACTGCCAAAGATAACTTATGGCAGCAAGATGAAAACGGCAGATGGCGCATTGATCCTGAGCGTGATTCTTTGCGGATGGCGAACCACACCAGAGTCTTTCACCGCAAGCCCACATTAGAAGAGTGCGTTGATGCTGTACGTAAACAATACTACAGTGGTGAAGGGGCGATTCAATGGGCTGGTGAAGCTGTAGCTAGAGCCAATATTGATTTGCTACCGACACAAGCTTTGAAAGTAGAGTTCCTCAAGGCTTACGAACAGGGAACTGCTAAACAATGGTTGCAAAAACGACACCCTCATTTTGATGAAAAAGAACTAGAACACCGTTTGGCTCGTTATGGTTTAAATCCGTGCGGAGAAATAATAGGTAGTAATTTTCACTGTAATTTGTCGGAAATACACTTAAATCAAATTGACCCATTTAATTACAAAGAACAAGAGGAGGCCTTCACTGCTGGGGCTTTATCTGTAGCAACACTGTTAAATCATCAATTCCCAGAACCGCGCTATCAATATAGTCGGGAACTAGACCCCATTGTCGGTGTTTCTTTCACTGGTTTATTTGATTTCTTTGTCCATGCTTTTGGTGCAGAGTGGCTGCAATGGTGGGAGGAAGGAAGACCAGCAACGCCCCAAGGATTGGCATTTAAACACCAGGAAGAGAAATATCTTAGTTCTTGGCGCGAGATTGTGCAGCGTGTTGTCTGGGATTATTGCGATCGCCACAACATTAAGCGTCCAAATCGCTGTACCACCGTCCAACCTAGTGGTACAAAGTCTTTATTAACTGGTGCAAGTCCCGGTTGGCATCCACCTAAAGCCCAAAGATTTATTCGTCGGATTACATTCCGCAAAAATGATCCAGTGGCTTTGGCTTGTATTGACTACGGTTACAACGTTATACCTTCCCAGTCAGACAAGGATGAACAGGGTAATTTGCTGAACGATCCGTTAGATCCACGGGTAAGCGAATGGTTAGTAGAAATCCCCGTAGCTGTATCTTGGGCGGATATACCAGGGGCTGATACCATCGACATCAGCAAATTTAATGCGATCGCCCAAATGGATTTCTATATGCAGGTGCAGAAATTCTACGTCACCCACAACACATCTGCAACCATCGAGGTGCGAGAACACGAAGTTGAAACCTTAGGCACGCAAATCTGGCAAGCCATTCAAAATGATGAAGGCTACATTAGTGCAGCACTCCTCGCCAGATTCGATGACCACCAAACCTTCCCCCGTCTCCCATTTGAGCCAATCTCAAAAGAACAGTATGAGCAGATGGTGGCAGAGGTGATACAACGGCGCAAAACAGATGATTTTTACGCCGTCTTAAGTCGCTACGATTTCGGCGATTTGATGGAAGTCGGCCCAGCAGGTTGTGACTCTGATAAGTGCATGATGCCTGAACAAAGTCCGAATTAA
- a CDS encoding TonB-dependent receptor domain-containing protein, protein MECGAALKLNQYIYLGIASTICLLITQKANAQEKPINTKDIGLITNIPQLSDIQRPATSVKDWLAQSAPTPPQIKITGVRINRTDDNFELILETPDGEISAPETLQEGNIFIADIPNAILALPEGKVFREDTPVDGISYVTVTQEESNNTVRVTISSPGNLPPIQVVNQSNNLTIALTPTPTSPDIELIVTAQKRPEDAQDVPLSLTVIPQQEIEDAQIRSFQDIANNTPNFSFLPTTAGSADFSYYSVRGLNNFNFLANQDTVGFYIDDVPFDYGGFLDVGLIDLERVEVLRGPQSTLYGRSSPAGVVNVISRPPSNQPEMRISALYGSYNNRELQLSLSDAIIPDKLAFRLAGAYNARDGVFDNIFLNKPIGERSQLTGRAQILWTPTPEWNISFNAYASDNDNGNPTFSRQNAQNPFQVSQEVDGFNRLSTNTQALKISYNGNGFRATSITSRRFSNQNTLVGDNFPGDLLQQIIGINSTLWSQEFRLQSPESADRLRWLLGGYYESRNFNVLDDTFKYTDAGAVAFGVPAPGSDRVSAEQNRQTYAIFGQIDYKPIAPLTLFAGWRYETADAELDRRRVFVNPDGTVNPPTAEVRNATLNSDAFIPRFGLQYRFNPNLMAYATIAKGYRPSGFNYRADTEDTRRFQEETTWTYEVGLKSSWLDDRLSANLSIFQSDVDNYQVLLTDDFGFFRNVTNANVKVTGLEFELKAKPLQGLDLIAGIGYVDSKFKNYRNPFTNGDFSNNRVPFAPELTYNLAVQYRSPGGIFARAELRGYGITYFDDANQVKQDPYALVNARIGYEGEKYGIYLYANNLFDTRYITSGFLFPPPNVTAGFGDPVTYGVRVSASF, encoded by the coding sequence GTGGAGTGTGGGGCAGCCTTGAAACTAAATCAGTATATCTATCTAGGTATAGCAAGTACGATTTGCTTGCTGATAACCCAGAAAGCAAATGCACAAGAGAAGCCGATAAACACAAAGGATATTGGATTAATTACAAATATTCCTCAACTCAGTGATATTCAGCGTCCAGCAACGAGTGTTAAAGATTGGCTAGCACAGTCAGCACCAACCCCTCCACAAATCAAGATTACTGGTGTGCGAATCAATCGTACAGACGATAATTTCGAGCTAATTCTCGAAACTCCAGATGGAGAAATATCTGCACCAGAAACTCTTCAAGAAGGCAATATATTTATTGCAGATATCCCCAATGCAATACTAGCTTTACCAGAAGGAAAGGTATTTCGGGAAGACACACCAGTTGATGGTATTTCTTATGTGACGGTAACACAGGAGGAATCTAACAACACGGTGCGTGTAACGATCTCATCCCCAGGAAATCTACCACCAATCCAGGTGGTGAATCAATCCAATAATTTAACGATCGCCCTTACTCCTACTCCTACTTCCCCAGACATTGAATTGATAGTAACCGCCCAAAAACGCCCCGAAGACGCGCAAGATGTCCCCCTTAGCTTGACGGTAATTCCTCAACAAGAAATCGAAGACGCTCAAATTCGTTCTTTCCAAGATATCGCCAACAACACACCCAACTTTAGTTTTCTCCCCACCACTGCGGGGAGTGCTGATTTTAGTTACTACAGTGTGCGGGGGTTAAATAACTTTAACTTTTTAGCCAATCAAGACACCGTTGGCTTTTACATTGATGATGTTCCCTTCGATTATGGCGGCTTTTTAGATGTTGGTTTGATTGATTTAGAACGGGTAGAAGTTTTGCGAGGCCCCCAAAGCACCCTCTATGGTAGAAGTAGTCCGGCTGGGGTGGTGAATGTAATTTCTCGCCCACCAAGTAATCAGCCAGAGATGCGAATTAGCGCCCTTTACGGTAGCTACAACAACCGGGAATTGCAATTATCCCTCAGTGATGCCATTATTCCCGATAAACTGGCATTTCGACTAGCAGGCGCATACAACGCACGAGATGGCGTATTTGACAATATCTTTCTGAATAAGCCAATCGGAGAGCGATCGCAACTCACAGGACGCGCTCAAATTCTCTGGACACCCACACCAGAGTGGAATATATCGTTTAACGCCTATGCCAGTGACAACGATAATGGCAATCCTACCTTTTCTCGACAAAACGCACAAAACCCTTTTCAAGTTTCCCAAGAAGTTGATGGTTTCAATCGCCTCAGCACTAATACCCAGGCGCTAAAAATTAGCTACAACGGCAATGGATTTCGGGCTACGTCTATTACCAGCAGGCGATTTAGCAATCAAAATACCTTGGTGGGTGACAATTTCCCCGGTGATTTGCTACAGCAAATTATTGGTATCAATTCGACCCTGTGGTCACAGGAATTTCGCCTCCAATCCCCTGAAAGTGCCGACCGTTTGCGGTGGTTGCTTGGTGGATATTACGAGTCACGGAATTTTAATGTTCTAGATGACACCTTTAAATATACTGATGCTGGTGCAGTAGCCTTTGGCGTACCAGCCCCAGGAAGCGATCGCGTTTCCGCAGAACAAAATCGTCAAACCTACGCCATATTTGGACAAATTGACTACAAACCAATTGCACCACTAACTTTGTTTGCAGGTTGGCGCTATGAAACTGCTGACGCTGAACTCGACCGTCGCCGTGTTTTTGTCAATCCTGATGGTACAGTCAATCCACCCACCGCAGAAGTACGCAATGCTACCCTTAATAGTGACGCATTTATCCCCCGCTTTGGCTTACAGTATCGCTTCAATCCCAATTTAATGGCTTACGCCACAATAGCTAAAGGCTACAGACCAAGTGGATTTAACTACCGTGCAGATACAGAAGATACACGCCGATTTCAAGAAGAAACCACCTGGACTTACGAAGTAGGCTTAAAATCTTCTTGGTTAGATGACCGACTGAGTGCAAATCTATCTATTTTTCAAAGCGATGTTGATAACTACCAAGTGCTGCTGACCGATGATTTTGGCTTTTTTAGAAACGTTACCAATGCAAATGTCAAAGTCACAGGTTTAGAATTTGAACTCAAAGCCAAGCCTTTACAAGGACTAGATTTAATTGCTGGTATTGGCTACGTGGACAGCAAATTTAAAAACTATAGAAATCCTTTCACAAATGGAGACTTTAGCAATAACCGCGTTCCTTTCGCACCGGAATTAACCTACAATTTAGCCGTTCAATATCGTAGTCCCGGTGGTATTTTTGCCCGTGCAGAATTGCGCGGTTATGGAATAACTTACTTTGATGATGCTAACCAAGTGAAGCAAGACCCCTATGCACTAGTAAATGCCCGGATTGGTTATGAGGGCGAAAAATATGGCATTTATCTATATGCAAATAACTTGTTTGATACTCGTTATATTACCTCTGGTTTCCTATTCCCACCACCTAATGTAACTGCGGGATTTGGCGACCCGGTAACTTATGGTGTGCGAGTAAGTGCGAGTTTTTAA
- a CDS encoding MFS transporter, which yields MFPKLILLATLYICQFIPTTFFIQALPVFMRQQKMSLDLIGFLGLLILPSGLKFLWSPFIDRYRLGKLGHYRGWIICFQLLLISTMLVTAFLDIQDNLNALLTCMFLASLFSASQDIATDALAVNLLEPQERGLGNAIQSGGNIFGAILGGGVMLILLDKIGWRYSLITMSIFMLVNLVPILIYREKSQHQLENSTFFRSYFQPFASFLSRPKALPWLFIVLLYMMGDSVTSLMIRPLLVDRGLSLPDIGWILGIVSYSARIFSALIAGLVIVKLGRAKSLIIFGLIAALTTLLYVIPAIGMSSLIVLYTVCIVVNSTQSMAYTALLSAMMDRCEKNTAATDYTIQVSVMFLGGIAATVLSGMLASTMGYSFIFIISTVVSLLSVFLITNKYGVTS from the coding sequence ATGTTTCCTAAACTGATTTTACTCGCCACACTTTATATCTGTCAGTTTATCCCGACGACATTCTTTATTCAAGCATTACCCGTTTTCATGCGACAACAAAAAATGTCGCTGGATTTGATTGGATTTCTAGGTTTATTAATTCTACCATCAGGATTAAAATTTCTTTGGTCTCCATTCATTGACCGCTACCGTTTAGGCAAACTAGGGCATTATCGCGGTTGGATTATTTGCTTTCAGTTATTGTTGATTTCAACCATGTTAGTAACGGCTTTTCTGGACATTCAAGATAATTTAAACGCATTACTAACTTGTATGTTTCTAGCATCTTTATTTTCAGCAAGTCAAGATATTGCTACTGATGCGTTGGCAGTCAATTTACTCGAACCTCAAGAACGTGGATTAGGGAATGCAATTCAATCTGGAGGGAATATTTTCGGCGCAATTCTTGGTGGTGGGGTAATGCTCATTCTCCTAGATAAAATTGGCTGGCGATATAGTTTAATTACTATGTCGATATTTATGCTGGTAAACTTAGTTCCCATATTAATTTATAGAGAAAAAAGTCAGCATCAACTAGAAAATTCAACCTTTTTTAGGTCATACTTTCAACCATTTGCTAGCTTTTTATCACGTCCAAAAGCATTACCTTGGCTTTTTATTGTCCTGCTATATATGATGGGTGATAGTGTAACTAGTCTGATGATTCGCCCACTTTTGGTAGATAGGGGTTTGTCTTTACCAGATATTGGTTGGATTTTAGGAATAGTGAGCTATAGCGCCCGTATTTTTAGTGCCTTGATTGCCGGCTTAGTAATTGTCAAATTAGGGAGGGCAAAATCTCTAATTATATTTGGACTAATAGCAGCCCTGACAACACTTCTATATGTTATTCCTGCCATTGGTATGAGTAGTTTAATTGTACTTTATACAGTTTGTATTGTAGTTAATTCAACCCAAAGTATGGCATATACTGCGTTACTCAGTGCCATGATGGATAGATGTGAAAAAAATACAGCCGCTACTGATTACACAATTCAAGTTTCTGTAATGTTTTTAGGTGGAATTGCTGCCACAGTCTTGAGCGGAATGTTGGCAAGTACAATGGGTTACAGTTTTATATTTATAATTAGTACAGTAGTAAGTTTGTTAAGTGTATTTTTGATTACGAATAAATATGGAGTTACTTCTTGA
- a CDS encoding cytochrome ubiquinol oxidase subunit I, producing MNFLSDTVALSRMQFALTAIFHMLWPVLTTGMGIYLVIVEGMWLKTRHPDYYHHARFWAKLYVLNFGIGVASGLPMEFQFGTNWAPFSEAVGDFFGSILGFEASMAFMLEAGFLGIMLFGWERVNPVIHYFATIMVAFGANLSTFWILAANSWLQTPAGGEIVNGKFVVDDYFQAILNPFMVNSVSHMFLGTLETSLFVIGGISAWYILNNRHQAFFARSLKIVLATAIAVTPLQIYVGHLSAEQVADYQPTKLAAMEAKWETSPAGQPAPWSVVALPNNQTEQNDWEISIPNGLGYILEFKKNLSKPVLGLKEWKPEDRPRMVGLIYYSFRIMSGIGFFLAGLMGISVIQWLRGKLSPEAIAGQKWLLRIWILAAPLGYIAVESGWIVRCVGRQPWVVYGKIRTADGVSHLPATEVLTSLLIFAGIYTALFICALFFGSRIIRQGPNLELPVPGIDTKPGVETTPAEFVPDQRPVEAQQ from the coding sequence ATGAACTTTCTATCGGACACCGTTGCTTTATCGCGGATGCAGTTTGCATTGACGGCGATTTTTCATATGCTATGGCCTGTTCTCACCACTGGGATGGGGATTTATCTGGTTATTGTTGAAGGAATGTGGTTAAAAACACGCCATCCTGATTACTACCACCATGCCCGTTTCTGGGCCAAGCTGTATGTGTTGAATTTCGGGATTGGTGTAGCATCTGGCTTACCAATGGAGTTTCAATTTGGTACGAACTGGGCCCCATTTTCCGAAGCGGTAGGCGACTTTTTTGGCAGTATTTTAGGCTTTGAGGCTTCGATGGCATTTATGCTAGAAGCCGGATTTCTGGGTATTATGCTGTTTGGCTGGGAACGGGTAAACCCAGTGATTCACTATTTTGCCACGATTATGGTTGCTTTTGGTGCAAACCTATCTACCTTCTGGATTTTAGCGGCAAACTCTTGGTTGCAGACCCCAGCCGGTGGGGAAATAGTAAATGGGAAGTTTGTTGTTGATGATTACTTTCAGGCAATTTTAAATCCCTTCATGGTCAACAGTGTCTCTCATATGTTTTTGGGAACACTGGAAACTTCTCTGTTTGTGATTGGGGGAATTAGCGCCTGGTATATTCTCAACAACCGTCATCAAGCTTTCTTTGCGCGATCGCTCAAAATTGTCTTAGCAACAGCGATCGCTGTCACCCCATTACAAATCTATGTCGGACACCTCAGCGCTGAACAGGTAGCTGACTATCAGCCTACAAAACTCGCAGCGATGGAAGCTAAGTGGGAAACCTCTCCAGCCGGACAGCCTGCGCCCTGGAGTGTAGTTGCATTACCCAATAATCAGACTGAGCAAAATGACTGGGAAATCTCAATTCCCAACGGCTTAGGCTACATTTTGGAATTCAAAAAAAATCTGTCTAAACCCGTTCTGGGACTGAAAGAGTGGAAACCTGAAGATCGCCCCCGGATGGTGGGGTTGATTTATTACTCCTTCCGCATCATGAGTGGTATCGGCTTTTTCTTGGCTGGCTTGATGGGTATCAGTGTGATTCAATGGTTGCGGGGTAAACTTTCACCAGAAGCGATCGCCGGGCAAAAATGGCTACTGCGAATCTGGATTTTAGCAGCTCCATTGGGCTATATTGCTGTAGAGTCAGGCTGGATTGTGCGCTGTGTCGGACGGCAGCCCTGGGTAGTTTATGGGAAAATTCGCACAGCAGATGGCGTTTCCCACCTACCGGCGACTGAGGTTTTAACATCCTTGCTCATTTTTGCCGGAATTTATACAGCCCTGTTTATTTGTGCTTTATTCTTTGGTAGTCGGATTATTCGTCAAGGCCCCAATTTGGAGCTTCCGGTTCCAGGTATTGACACCAAACCAGGCGTAGAAACTACTCCGGCTGAATTTGTTCCCGATCAACGTCCTGTGGAAGCACAGCAGTGA
- the cydB gene encoding cytochrome d ubiquinol oxidase subunit II, with product MENLEHFLAQVWFVILALFLFLYVMLDGFDLGVGILSLTSSNEERRDILMTSLGNIWDANETWLVLMGGALFGAFPLAYGTILNALYIPIFGMIFGLIFRAVAFEFREHSTNKVFWNIAFGVGSFMAALFQGFALGSILEGIKVDESGHFIGSMWDWLDWRSLLVALTLIQGYVLIGSTYLILKTEGELQTSHYRTAKIAAWTTLIGAILITIATPVVYENARAKLFHQPEVYLFSLIPVLGVLLIGLLIQSLNRKAETTPLVWTVLLFLLTFVGLGLVVFPYIIPPGITIYQAAAAPSALVFMIIFIGFLIPIMLFYNIYNYIVFRGKVIGTHYGE from the coding sequence ATGGAGAATTTAGAACACTTTTTAGCCCAGGTATGGTTTGTCATCTTGGCTCTGTTTTTGTTTCTCTACGTCATGTTAGACGGGTTTGATTTAGGCGTAGGTATTCTGTCCCTAACCAGTTCCAATGAGGAGCGACGGGACATTTTAATGACGAGTTTGGGTAATATTTGGGATGCCAATGAAACCTGGTTGGTGTTGATGGGGGGTGCGCTGTTTGGGGCATTTCCCCTGGCTTATGGCACCATTTTGAATGCTCTCTACATTCCCATTTTTGGCATGATATTTGGCTTGATTTTTCGGGCTGTGGCCTTTGAATTTCGAGAGCATTCGACAAACAAAGTATTTTGGAATATAGCCTTTGGAGTTGGGAGTTTCATGGCGGCGCTGTTTCAAGGATTTGCCTTGGGGAGCATTTTAGAAGGCATTAAGGTGGATGAATCAGGTCACTTTATCGGTAGTATGTGGGATTGGCTCGATTGGCGATCGCTCTTAGTTGCCTTGACATTGATTCAAGGTTATGTATTGATTGGCTCTACCTATCTCATATTAAAAACTGAGGGAGAACTGCAAACATCCCATTACCGCACAGCAAAAATCGCTGCTTGGACAACTCTTATCGGTGCAATCTTAATCACCATCGCCACCCCTGTTGTGTATGAAAATGCCAGGGCAAAGTTATTTCACCAACCAGAAGTATATCTATTTTCACTCATTCCTGTGTTAGGTGTGCTGCTGATTGGGTTATTGATTCAAAGCCTGAACCGCAAAGCAGAAACCACTCCTTTAGTTTGGACAGTGCTGCTTTTTCTACTTACCTTTGTAGGTTTGGGATTAGTTGTTTTTCCCTATATCATCCCTCCAGGTATTACCATTTATCAAGCAGCCGCAGCACCTAGCGCGTTAGTGTTCATGATTATCTTCATTGGATTTTTGATTCCCATTATGTTGTTCTACAACATCTACAATTACATTGTGTTTCGCGGGAAAGTTATAGGTACACATTATGGAGAATAG